One window of Phycodurus eques isolate BA_2022a chromosome 8, UOR_Pequ_1.1, whole genome shotgun sequence genomic DNA carries:
- the LOC133405982 gene encoding regulator of nonsense transcripts 1-like isoform X1 — protein sequence MSVEAYGPSSQTLTFLDTEETELLGADTQGSEYDFTDFTLPSQTQTQGQTQSQLESQVNGPDEGLHNGGVEDSVAKASQLLAELNFEEDEEDAYYTKDLPVHACSYCGIHDPACVVYCNTSKKWFCNGRGNTSGSHIVNHLVRAKCKEVTLHKDGPLGETVLECYNCGCRNVFLLGFIPAKADSVVVLLCRQPCASQSSLKDINWDSSQWQPLIQDRCFLSWLVKIPSEQEQLRARQITAQQINKLEELWKDNPTATLEDLEKPGVDEEPQHVLLRYEDAYQYQNIFGPLVKLEADYDKKLKESQTQDNITVRWDLGLNKKRIAYFTLPKTDSGDMRLMQGDEICLRYKGDLAPLWKGIGHVIKVPDNYGDEIAIELRSSVGAPVEIPHNFQVDFVWKATSFDRMQSALKTFAVDETSVSGYIYHKLLGHEVEDVTIKCQLPKRFTAQGLPDLNHSQVYAVKTVLQRPLSLIQGPPGTGKTVTSATIVYHLSRQGNGPVLVCAPSNIAVDQLTEKIDKTGLKVVRLCAKSREAIESPVSFLALHNQISNMDSMPELQKLQQLKDETGELSSADEKRYRALKRTAERELLMNADVICCTCVGAGDPRLAKMQFRSILIDESTQATEPECMVPVVLGAKQLILVGDHCQLGPVVMCKKAAKAGLSQSLFERLVVLGIRPIRLQVQYRMHPALSAFPSNIFYEGSLQNGVTAADRIKKGFDFQWPQPDKPMFFYVTQGQEEIASSGTSYLNRTEAANVEKITTRLLKAGAKPDQIGIITPYEGQRSYLVQYMQFSGSLHTKLYQQVEIASVDAFQGREKDFIILSCVRANEHQGIGFLNDPRRLNVALTRAKYGVIIVGNPKALSKQPLWNNLLNNYKEQKVLVEGPLNNLRESLMQFSKPRKLVNTINPGGRFMSTAMYDAREALIPGSAYDRSNTVGRPSNMYFQTHDQIGMIGAGPGHMAAMNLPIPFNLVMPPMPPPSYLGQTNGPAAGRGAMKGNKPGRGGRQRPRGSATQGAGHGLNSQASQDGASQSFSQGPLTQGYISMSQPSQMSQPGLSQPELSQDSYLGDEFKSQIDVALSQDSTYQGERAYQHGGVTGLSQY from the exons ATGAGTGTGGAGGCATACGGGCCAAGCTCCCAGACCCTCACCTTTTTGGACACGGAGGAAACGGAGTTACTCGGAGCGGACACGCAGGGCTCCGAATACGACTTCACCGACTTCACCCTCCCGAGCCAGACTCAGACCCAGGGCCAGACCCAGAGCCAGCTGGAAAGCCAG GTGAACGGTCCCGATGAGGGGCTCCATAACGGCGGAGTGGAAGATTCTGTGGCTAAAGCCAGTCAGTTATTGGCAGAACTCAATTTtgaggaggatgaagaagacGCCTACTACACGAAGGACCTGCCCGTGCACGCTTGCAG CTATTGTGGTATTCACGATCCAGCCTGTGTGGTTTACTGCAACACCAGCAAGAAGTGGTTCTGCAATGGACGTGGAAATACATCTGGCAG CCACATAGTAAATCATTTGGTGCGAGCCAAATGCAAAGAGGTGACACTTCACAAAGATGGACCTTTGGGAGAGACTGTGCTGGAGTGTTACAACTGTGGGTGTCGCAACGTCTTCCTCCTGGGTTTCATCCCTGCCAAGGCTGATTCTGTAGTGGTGCTGCTCTGTAG ACAGCCTTGTGCCAGCCAGAGTAGCCTGAAAGACATCAACTGGGATAGCTCCCAGTGGCAGCCGCTGATCCAAGACCGCTGTTTTCTCTCATGGCTGGTGAAGATCCCGTCGGAGCAGGAGCAGCTGCGTGCCCGGCAGATTACTGCCCAGCAAATCAACAAGCTGGAGGAACTCTGGAAG GACAACCCCACTGCCACCTTGGAGGACTTGGAGAAGCCTGGTGTTGATGAAGAGCCCCAACATGTGTTGCTGCGCTATGAGGATGCCTACCAgtaccaaaacatttttggtccTTTAGTCAAACTGGAGGCTGACTACGACAAGAAGCTCAAGGAGTCTCAG ACCCAAGATAATATAACAGTAAGGTGGGACTTGGGACTGAATAAGAAGCGGATTGCATATTTCACTCTGCCGAAGACCGATTCAGGTG ATATGCGCTTGATGCAAGGTGATGAGATCTGCCTGCGCTACAAAGGAGACCTGGCTCCGCTGTGGAAAGGGATCGGCCATGTCATCAAAGTTCCAGACA ACTATGGGGATGAAATTGCTATTGAGCTGAGGAGTAGTGTTGGAGCCCCTGTGGAAATTCCTCATAACTTCCAGGTGGACTTTGTGTGGAAGGCTACTTCCTTTGACAG GATGCAGAGTGCTCTGAAGACCTTTGCTGTGGATGAAACCTCTGTGTCAGGCTATATTTACCACAAGCTGCTGGGTCACGAGGTGGAAGATGTTACCATCAAGTGTCAGCTCCCCAAGCGCTTCACTGCCCAGGGCCTACCTGATCTCAATCACTCACAG GTGTATGCTGTGAAGACGGTGCTACAGAGGCCTCTCAGTCTTATCCAGGGTCCTCCCGGTACTGGCAAGACGGTTACCTCTGCCACTATTGTCTATCACCTTTCACGTCAGGGCAACGG ACCAGTCCTGGTGTGCGCTCCCAGTAACATTGCAGTGGACCAGTTAACCGAGAAGATTGACAAGACTGGGCTTAAGGTGGTCAGGCTGTGTGCTAAAAGCCGTGAGGCTATTGAGTCACCAGTGTCTTTTCTGGCGTTGCATAACCAGATCAGCAATATGGACAG caTGCCAGAACTTCAGAAACTTCAGCAGCTAAAGGATGAGACCGGTGAGCTGTCTTCTGCCGATGAGAAGCGCTACAGAGCCCTGAAACGCACCGCTGAGAGGGAACTGCTCATG AACGCGGATGTGATCTGCTGCACCTGTGTTGGCGCAGGAGACCCTCGCCTGGCCAAGATGCAGTTTCGCTCCATCCTGATTGACGAAAGCACCCAGGCCACCGAGCCTGAGTGTATGGTGCCTGTTGTTCTTGGAGCAAAGCAG CTCATCCTGGTGGGTGACCACTGCCAGCTTGGTCCTGTGGTAATGTGTAAGAAGGCAGCCAAGGCAGGCTTGTCTCAGTCGCTGTTTGAGCGCTTGGTGGTTCTGGGTATCCGGCCAATTCGCCTTCAGGTCCAGTACCGAATGCATCCAGCTCTCAGCGCCTTCCCATCTAACATCTTCTATGAGGGCTCCTTGCAAAATGGTGTCACAGCAG CTGACCGCATCAAGAAAGGCTTTGACTTCCAGTGGCCACAGCCAGACAAACCCATGTTCTTTTATGTGACTCAAGGCCAGGAGGAAATTGCTAGCTCTGGAACCTCCTACCTGAATAG gaCCGAGGCTGCAAATGTAGAGAAAATCACCACTAGGCTGTTAAAGGCAGGTGCCAAGCCTGACCAGATTGGGATCATCACCCCATATGAGGGTCAGCGTTCCTACCTGGTCCAATATATGCAGTTCAGTGGCTCTCTTCACACTAAGCTCTATCAG CAAGTGGAAATCGCAAGTGTGGATGCCTTCCAGGGCAGAGAGAAAGACTTCATCATCCTGTCGTGTGTTCGTGCCAACGAGCACCAGGGTATCGGCTTCTTGAATGATCCACGTCGACTTAATGTGGCTTTGACCAGAGCCAA ATATGGAGTGATCATTGTAGGGAACCCCAAGGCCCTTTCTAAGCAGCCTTTGTGGAACAACCTGCTGAACAACTACAAGGAGCAGAAGGTCCTCGTGGAGGGACCCCTCAACAACCTGAGGGAGAGCCTAATGCAGTTCAGCAAGCCACGCAAGCTAGTCAACACCATCAATCCT GGTGGACGTTTCATGAGCACTGCGATGTATGATGCACGTGAAGCTCTCATTCCTGGTTCAGCCTACGACCGCAGCAATACTG TTGGTCGCCCGTCAAACATGTATTTCCAAACTCACGACCAAATCGGGATGATTGGGGCGGGCCCTGGTCACATGGCTGCGATGAATCTCCCAATACCCTTCAACCTGGTGATGCCCCCCATGCCTCCGCCCAGCTACTTAGGCCAGACTAACGGCCCCGCTGCAG GCCGTGGAGCTATGAAGGGGAATAAGCCAGGACGTGGCGGGCGCCAGAGGCCCCGTGGCTCAGCAACTCAAGGTGCCGGTCACGGCCTAAACAGCCAAGCCAGCCAGGATGGGGCGTCCCAGTCATTCTCACAGGGGCCACTGACTCAAGGCTACATCTCAATGAGTCAGCCTTCCCAGATGAGCCAGCCTGGTCTCTCCCAGCCAGAACTGTCCCAG GACAGTTACCTGGGTGACGAGTTCAAGTCCCAAATCGACGTGGCTTTGTCTCAGGACTCGACTTACCAGGGTGAACGTGCATACCAGCATGGTGGGGTGACCGGCCTGTCACAGTACTAG
- the LOC133405982 gene encoding regulator of nonsense transcripts 1-like isoform X2, with the protein MSVEAYGPSSQTLTFLDTEETELLGADTQGSEYDFTDFTLPSQTQTQGQTQSQLESQVNGPDEGLHNGGVEDSVAKASQLLAELNFEEDEEDAYYTKDLPVHACSYCGIHDPACVVYCNTSKKWFCNGRGNTSGSHIVNHLVRAKCKEVTLHKDGPLGETVLECYNCGCRNVFLLGFIPAKADSVVVLLCRQPCASQSSLKDINWDSSQWQPLIQDRCFLSWLVKIPSEQEQLRARQITAQQINKLEELWKDNPTATLEDLEKPGVDEEPQHVLLRYEDAYQYQNIFGPLVKLEADYDKKLKESQTQDNITVRWDLGLNKKRIAYFTLPKTDSDMRLMQGDEICLRYKGDLAPLWKGIGHVIKVPDNYGDEIAIELRSSVGAPVEIPHNFQVDFVWKATSFDRMQSALKTFAVDETSVSGYIYHKLLGHEVEDVTIKCQLPKRFTAQGLPDLNHSQVYAVKTVLQRPLSLIQGPPGTGKTVTSATIVYHLSRQGNGPVLVCAPSNIAVDQLTEKIDKTGLKVVRLCAKSREAIESPVSFLALHNQISNMDSMPELQKLQQLKDETGELSSADEKRYRALKRTAERELLMNADVICCTCVGAGDPRLAKMQFRSILIDESTQATEPECMVPVVLGAKQLILVGDHCQLGPVVMCKKAAKAGLSQSLFERLVVLGIRPIRLQVQYRMHPALSAFPSNIFYEGSLQNGVTAADRIKKGFDFQWPQPDKPMFFYVTQGQEEIASSGTSYLNRTEAANVEKITTRLLKAGAKPDQIGIITPYEGQRSYLVQYMQFSGSLHTKLYQQVEIASVDAFQGREKDFIILSCVRANEHQGIGFLNDPRRLNVALTRAKYGVIIVGNPKALSKQPLWNNLLNNYKEQKVLVEGPLNNLRESLMQFSKPRKLVNTINPGGRFMSTAMYDAREALIPGSAYDRSNTVGRPSNMYFQTHDQIGMIGAGPGHMAAMNLPIPFNLVMPPMPPPSYLGQTNGPAAGRGAMKGNKPGRGGRQRPRGSATQGAGHGLNSQASQDGASQSFSQGPLTQGYISMSQPSQMSQPGLSQPELSQDSYLGDEFKSQIDVALSQDSTYQGERAYQHGGVTGLSQY; encoded by the exons ATGAGTGTGGAGGCATACGGGCCAAGCTCCCAGACCCTCACCTTTTTGGACACGGAGGAAACGGAGTTACTCGGAGCGGACACGCAGGGCTCCGAATACGACTTCACCGACTTCACCCTCCCGAGCCAGACTCAGACCCAGGGCCAGACCCAGAGCCAGCTGGAAAGCCAG GTGAACGGTCCCGATGAGGGGCTCCATAACGGCGGAGTGGAAGATTCTGTGGCTAAAGCCAGTCAGTTATTGGCAGAACTCAATTTtgaggaggatgaagaagacGCCTACTACACGAAGGACCTGCCCGTGCACGCTTGCAG CTATTGTGGTATTCACGATCCAGCCTGTGTGGTTTACTGCAACACCAGCAAGAAGTGGTTCTGCAATGGACGTGGAAATACATCTGGCAG CCACATAGTAAATCATTTGGTGCGAGCCAAATGCAAAGAGGTGACACTTCACAAAGATGGACCTTTGGGAGAGACTGTGCTGGAGTGTTACAACTGTGGGTGTCGCAACGTCTTCCTCCTGGGTTTCATCCCTGCCAAGGCTGATTCTGTAGTGGTGCTGCTCTGTAG ACAGCCTTGTGCCAGCCAGAGTAGCCTGAAAGACATCAACTGGGATAGCTCCCAGTGGCAGCCGCTGATCCAAGACCGCTGTTTTCTCTCATGGCTGGTGAAGATCCCGTCGGAGCAGGAGCAGCTGCGTGCCCGGCAGATTACTGCCCAGCAAATCAACAAGCTGGAGGAACTCTGGAAG GACAACCCCACTGCCACCTTGGAGGACTTGGAGAAGCCTGGTGTTGATGAAGAGCCCCAACATGTGTTGCTGCGCTATGAGGATGCCTACCAgtaccaaaacatttttggtccTTTAGTCAAACTGGAGGCTGACTACGACAAGAAGCTCAAGGAGTCTCAG ACCCAAGATAATATAACAGTAAGGTGGGACTTGGGACTGAATAAGAAGCGGATTGCATATTTCACTCTGCCGAAGACCGATTCAG ATATGCGCTTGATGCAAGGTGATGAGATCTGCCTGCGCTACAAAGGAGACCTGGCTCCGCTGTGGAAAGGGATCGGCCATGTCATCAAAGTTCCAGACA ACTATGGGGATGAAATTGCTATTGAGCTGAGGAGTAGTGTTGGAGCCCCTGTGGAAATTCCTCATAACTTCCAGGTGGACTTTGTGTGGAAGGCTACTTCCTTTGACAG GATGCAGAGTGCTCTGAAGACCTTTGCTGTGGATGAAACCTCTGTGTCAGGCTATATTTACCACAAGCTGCTGGGTCACGAGGTGGAAGATGTTACCATCAAGTGTCAGCTCCCCAAGCGCTTCACTGCCCAGGGCCTACCTGATCTCAATCACTCACAG GTGTATGCTGTGAAGACGGTGCTACAGAGGCCTCTCAGTCTTATCCAGGGTCCTCCCGGTACTGGCAAGACGGTTACCTCTGCCACTATTGTCTATCACCTTTCACGTCAGGGCAACGG ACCAGTCCTGGTGTGCGCTCCCAGTAACATTGCAGTGGACCAGTTAACCGAGAAGATTGACAAGACTGGGCTTAAGGTGGTCAGGCTGTGTGCTAAAAGCCGTGAGGCTATTGAGTCACCAGTGTCTTTTCTGGCGTTGCATAACCAGATCAGCAATATGGACAG caTGCCAGAACTTCAGAAACTTCAGCAGCTAAAGGATGAGACCGGTGAGCTGTCTTCTGCCGATGAGAAGCGCTACAGAGCCCTGAAACGCACCGCTGAGAGGGAACTGCTCATG AACGCGGATGTGATCTGCTGCACCTGTGTTGGCGCAGGAGACCCTCGCCTGGCCAAGATGCAGTTTCGCTCCATCCTGATTGACGAAAGCACCCAGGCCACCGAGCCTGAGTGTATGGTGCCTGTTGTTCTTGGAGCAAAGCAG CTCATCCTGGTGGGTGACCACTGCCAGCTTGGTCCTGTGGTAATGTGTAAGAAGGCAGCCAAGGCAGGCTTGTCTCAGTCGCTGTTTGAGCGCTTGGTGGTTCTGGGTATCCGGCCAATTCGCCTTCAGGTCCAGTACCGAATGCATCCAGCTCTCAGCGCCTTCCCATCTAACATCTTCTATGAGGGCTCCTTGCAAAATGGTGTCACAGCAG CTGACCGCATCAAGAAAGGCTTTGACTTCCAGTGGCCACAGCCAGACAAACCCATGTTCTTTTATGTGACTCAAGGCCAGGAGGAAATTGCTAGCTCTGGAACCTCCTACCTGAATAG gaCCGAGGCTGCAAATGTAGAGAAAATCACCACTAGGCTGTTAAAGGCAGGTGCCAAGCCTGACCAGATTGGGATCATCACCCCATATGAGGGTCAGCGTTCCTACCTGGTCCAATATATGCAGTTCAGTGGCTCTCTTCACACTAAGCTCTATCAG CAAGTGGAAATCGCAAGTGTGGATGCCTTCCAGGGCAGAGAGAAAGACTTCATCATCCTGTCGTGTGTTCGTGCCAACGAGCACCAGGGTATCGGCTTCTTGAATGATCCACGTCGACTTAATGTGGCTTTGACCAGAGCCAA ATATGGAGTGATCATTGTAGGGAACCCCAAGGCCCTTTCTAAGCAGCCTTTGTGGAACAACCTGCTGAACAACTACAAGGAGCAGAAGGTCCTCGTGGAGGGACCCCTCAACAACCTGAGGGAGAGCCTAATGCAGTTCAGCAAGCCACGCAAGCTAGTCAACACCATCAATCCT GGTGGACGTTTCATGAGCACTGCGATGTATGATGCACGTGAAGCTCTCATTCCTGGTTCAGCCTACGACCGCAGCAATACTG TTGGTCGCCCGTCAAACATGTATTTCCAAACTCACGACCAAATCGGGATGATTGGGGCGGGCCCTGGTCACATGGCTGCGATGAATCTCCCAATACCCTTCAACCTGGTGATGCCCCCCATGCCTCCGCCCAGCTACTTAGGCCAGACTAACGGCCCCGCTGCAG GCCGTGGAGCTATGAAGGGGAATAAGCCAGGACGTGGCGGGCGCCAGAGGCCCCGTGGCTCAGCAACTCAAGGTGCCGGTCACGGCCTAAACAGCCAAGCCAGCCAGGATGGGGCGTCCCAGTCATTCTCACAGGGGCCACTGACTCAAGGCTACATCTCAATGAGTCAGCCTTCCCAGATGAGCCAGCCTGGTCTCTCCCAGCCAGAACTGTCCCAG GACAGTTACCTGGGTGACGAGTTCAAGTCCCAAATCGACGTGGCTTTGTCTCAGGACTCGACTTACCAGGGTGAACGTGCATACCAGCATGGTGGGGTGACCGGCCTGTCACAGTACTAG